One region of Thermoanaerobaculia bacterium genomic DNA includes:
- a CDS encoding dihydroorotase — protein MKLLIKNGRVIDPSQSLDETLDLLIVEGKIAELSERYTGEVDEELDANGLVVAPGLIDIHVHLREPGYEYKETVLTGCRSAVAGGFTAVACMPNTDPPNDSPSVTRHILDLARDAQLAKVYPVAAATKELKGEELTEMGLLKDAGAVAFSDDGRPIFNGQVMRRSLEYSRALQMPVVQHAEDLEIAAGGQMNEGVVSARLGLAGHPGTAESAMVFRDISLARLTGGHLHVAHVSTKESLWAIEWAKSKKVKVTTEVTPHHLLLTDEDVGNYNTQAKMKPPLRAREDQTALVEALKSGLIDCIASDHAPHHVDEKDCPFADAAFGIVGLETTLPLIIEKFVKPGTLTLARAVDLLSTRPAKIFGLPGGTLAKGSPADVTIFSTKDVRAINPDHFLSRGRNTPFKGWKVSCAVIATLVNGRVVYRDGALA, from the coding sequence ATGAAACTGCTCATTAAGAACGGAAGGGTTATCGATCCTTCACAGTCTCTGGATGAAACCCTGGATCTTCTGATTGTCGAAGGTAAGATCGCCGAACTATCCGAACGCTATACCGGAGAAGTCGATGAAGAGCTGGATGCCAACGGGCTCGTTGTCGCCCCCGGCCTGATCGATATTCATGTCCATCTCCGGGAGCCGGGTTATGAGTACAAGGAGACCGTCCTGACCGGATGCCGTTCTGCTGTTGCCGGCGGTTTTACTGCCGTCGCGTGCATGCCCAATACGGATCCTCCCAATGATTCTCCGTCGGTGACCCGCCACATTCTGGACCTTGCAAGAGATGCTCAACTTGCAAAAGTCTACCCCGTGGCTGCAGCGACAAAAGAATTGAAAGGGGAGGAGCTCACGGAAATGGGACTTCTCAAGGATGCGGGAGCGGTTGCCTTTTCCGACGATGGCCGTCCGATCTTTAACGGTCAGGTTATGCGAAGGTCTCTGGAATATTCCCGGGCTTTGCAGATGCCGGTCGTACAACATGCGGAAGACCTTGAAATTGCGGCGGGTGGACAGATGAACGAAGGTGTCGTTTCCGCGCGGCTGGGTCTCGCAGGACATCCCGGGACTGCAGAAAGTGCCATGGTGTTTCGGGATATATCCCTGGCCCGCCTCACGGGAGGACATCTCCACGTCGCCCACGTATCCACAAAGGAATCTCTCTGGGCTATCGAGTGGGCAAAATCAAAAAAGGTTAAGGTGACAACCGAGGTTACGCCTCATCATCTTCTTCTCACCGACGAGGATGTCGGAAATTACAATACTCAGGCGAAGATGAAACCTCCACTCAGGGCCCGGGAGGATCAGACGGCTCTTGTTGAGGCCCTGAAGAGCGGATTGATCGACTGTATCGCTTCCGACCATGCGCCTCATCACGTGGATGAAAAGGATTGTCCTTTTGCCGATGCTGCGTTCGGGATTGTCGGATTGGAGACCACGCTCCCCCTTATCATAGAAAAGTTTGTGAAGCCCGGGACGTTGACCCTGGCCCGAGCGGTTGATCTTCTTTCGACCCGGCCCGCAAAGATCTTTGGTCTGCCGGGAGGTACGCTCGCAAAGGGAAGCCCTGCGGATGTGACGATCTTCTCGACGAAGGATGTCCGGGCCATCAATCCGGACCACTTTCTCTCCAGGGGAAGGAATACTCCATTCAAGGGCTGGAAGGTCAGCTGTGCGGTAATCGCGACACTGGTAAACGGCCGCGTTGTATACCGAGACGGAGCACTTGCGTAA
- a CDS encoding aspartate carbamoyltransferase catalytic subunit, giving the protein MDHKHLLGIDQLSSSDIDAIFKVADNFLEIARRPVKRVPTLRGWTVMNCFFEASTRTRMSFELAAKRLGADSINFATGGSSISKGETLLDTARNLEAMAPDVLIVRDSRSGTPHYLADRLGCSVINAGDGRHEHPTQALLDGYTMRQKKGGLKGLKVAIIGDIEYSRVARSNVLLLPKMGAEVTLCGSPTLLPNRVDSWNVKVTHSMEEAVEGKDVIMMLRIQRERQGKLTVPSLREYFTRYGLTRERLTRAAKDVLIMHPGPMNRGVEIASDVADGPESVILEQVTNGVAVRMAVLYLVTVGRGKDETAH; this is encoded by the coding sequence ATGGACCATAAACACCTTCTGGGTATCGACCAGTTAAGCAGTTCCGATATTGATGCGATATTCAAGGTTGCGGATAATTTTCTGGAAATCGCCCGGCGACCTGTGAAACGGGTTCCCACCCTCCGGGGATGGACCGTCATGAACTGTTTTTTTGAAGCCTCAACCCGGACACGGATGTCTTTCGAACTGGCCGCCAAACGGCTGGGAGCGGATTCTATCAATTTTGCCACAGGCGGATCAAGCATCAGCAAGGGAGAAACACTCCTGGACACGGCCCGGAACCTGGAGGCCATGGCGCCGGATGTCCTGATTGTTCGAGATTCCAGATCCGGAACGCCCCATTACCTGGCCGACAGACTGGGCTGTTCTGTAATTAATGCGGGCGATGGAAGGCATGAACATCCGACGCAGGCTCTTCTCGACGGGTATACGATGAGGCAGAAGAAAGGCGGGCTTAAAGGGCTCAAGGTGGCCATTATTGGTGATATCGAATATAGCCGGGTTGCCCGCTCCAATGTGCTTCTCCTTCCAAAAATGGGCGCGGAGGTCACTCTCTGCGGTTCGCCGACTCTGTTGCCCAATCGGGTCGATTCGTGGAATGTCAAAGTCACGCATTCCATGGAAGAAGCCGTCGAGGGAAAAGATGTAATCATGATGCTTCGGATTCAGCGTGAACGTCAGGGAAAACTGACCGTTCCCTCCCTCAGGGAGTACTTTACTCGATATGGACTTACCAGGGAACGCCTGACACGCGCGGCAAAAGATGTTCTCATCATGCATCCAGGCCCCATGAACCGGGGGGTTGAAATTGCGTCCGATGTGGCGGACGGTCCTGAATCGGTCATTCTGGAGCAGGTGACCAACGGTGTGGCTGTTCGAATGGCTGTTCTCTATCTTGTGACCGTAGGGAGAGGAAAAGATGAAACTGCTCATTAA
- the pyrR gene encoding bifunctional pyr operon transcriptional regulator/uracil phosphoribosyltransferase PyrR: MTLIPKRTIMDAEEMNRTLKRMATEMVERMPDQENLVLVGIQTRGVPLAKRLQSLIPGADLGILDITFYRDDLTIIAPSPVVHRTEINGSLDGKKVILIDDVLFTGRTIRAAIDNLLDYGRPAFIRLAVLVDRGHRELPIQADFVGRNIPTAFKEVVEVRVREVDGEDGVLIMERE; encoded by the coding sequence TTGACACTAATCCCCAAGCGGACCATTATGGATGCGGAGGAGATGAATCGGACCCTCAAGCGAATGGCAACTGAAATGGTTGAACGAATGCCGGATCAGGAAAATCTGGTACTGGTGGGTATACAAACCCGGGGTGTACCCCTGGCCAAGCGGCTGCAATCGTTGATACCGGGGGCCGATCTTGGAATTCTGGACATCACCTTCTACCGGGATGACCTTACGATTATTGCTCCCAGTCCCGTGGTTCACCGGACGGAAATTAACGGAAGCCTGGACGGGAAGAAGGTCATTCTGATTGACGATGTCCTTTTCACCGGACGTACGATTCGGGCCGCCATCGATAACCTCCTGGACTACGGACGTCCTGCCTTTATTCGCCTGGCGGTGCTGGTGGACCGGGGGCACCGGGAACTCCCGATCCAGGCAGACTTTGTGGGTCGAAACATCCCAACAGCCTTTAAGGAAGTCGTGGAAGTGAGAGTTCGAGAAGTCGACGGAGAAGACGGTGTCCTTATCATGGAGAGGGAGTAA
- a CDS encoding response regulator — translation MKKKVLVIDDSKATLMLFEGILGDHPEYDLIGPAQSGEEGIKLFKLEMPDLVCLDVLMPGLGGLEVLRTIRTLAPEAKVLIISALGGSVKTVESFLEAGASGILAKPFDEDALMENIRRLIGS, via the coding sequence ATGAAGAAAAAAGTCCTTGTAATCGATGATTCAAAGGCAACTCTCATGCTCTTCGAGGGTATTCTCGGGGACCATCCAGAATACGATCTCATCGGTCCTGCCCAGTCGGGAGAGGAAGGCATCAAGCTCTTCAAGCTGGAGATGCCTGACCTCGTTTGCCTCGACGTGCTGATGCCCGGTCTGGGGGGACTCGAGGTTCTCCGGACGATTCGGACGCTGGCGCCTGAAGCGAAAGTCCTGATCATCTCGGCCCTGGGTGGTTCAGTGAAAACCGTCGAATCTTTTCTCGAGGCCGGAGCCTCGGGCATACTGGCCAAACCCTTTGACGAGGATGCCCTCATGGAGAATATCCGGCGTTTGATTGGTTCATGA
- a CDS encoding protein kinase codes for MSKKIGRYEIVEELGRGAMGVVYLGRDPVIDRKLAIKTIRIMGLLQDDTSGEYLARFYQEARAAGKLSHPGIVTIFDVGQDPETGMHFIVMEYVPGPNLKSILTDPSRTISFDLVARIGANVADALAYAHRHQVIHRDIKPANIILSSHDVIKITDFGIAKLPQSELTSDGQFVGTPSYMSPEQIRGLKVDNRSDIFSLGIVLYEMVARAKPFPGDDLATVSHKIAYEPHQPLKEVSPDIPPELSYGIDRALSKEPERRFQDAMEMAELFRSYLLKTKAGQIEKTQVLQTEATVVRKSAPTPPGPTAPTAPPSMKQEQAKRPPAGPVSSPARQPGRKTLFLTRYRNFKSRIADHPTLYFLALPIYWHWVALILAGTLLVTAVPIALIASKINSQTDISISQPSMERVALRKALLKEAEAALAEGKPELTLQAATTILADTPLAPYPALLYKKALDAMNNPDNTVESQEDASGPIDVSSQIARARVLYDQGEYSDAERVVNEALAQDPANREARQILAMISVKKEMLKQKYQTPVSIQPESKPKSSTPASSQAAARLSTIQFNYDSPIGEGFLMINANGKQVFREEFDFVKKSGLFKTKTEFLGGSLKGSFALSQGEHSVQIWVVSRGKDKVNTYTSEKVRINSRFDYSWNIILDAEANKVRVEIAEEAHADSTQ; via the coding sequence GTGTCCAAAAAGATCGGTAGATACGAGATCGTCGAAGAGCTTGGCCGCGGAGCCATGGGAGTTGTTTATCTTGGCAGAGACCCCGTCATCGACAGAAAGCTCGCCATTAAAACGATCCGGATCATGGGGCTGCTGCAGGACGACACTTCCGGTGAATATCTGGCTCGCTTTTACCAGGAAGCCCGGGCTGCAGGGAAGTTATCGCATCCAGGTATCGTAACGATCTTTGACGTTGGCCAGGATCCGGAGACCGGCATGCATTTCATCGTCATGGAATACGTTCCCGGACCCAATCTTAAATCCATTCTTACCGATCCTTCCAGGACCATTTCCTTTGATCTTGTCGCACGTATTGGCGCCAACGTGGCTGATGCATTAGCTTACGCGCACAGACACCAGGTAATCCACAGGGATATTAAGCCGGCCAACATCATCCTCTCCTCCCACGATGTAATTAAGATCACCGATTTTGGTATCGCAAAACTGCCCCAATCCGAGTTGACATCGGATGGGCAATTTGTGGGAACGCCGAGCTACATGAGCCCGGAGCAGATCCGTGGTCTGAAGGTGGACAATCGCAGTGATATTTTCAGCCTGGGGATCGTCCTTTATGAAATGGTCGCTCGTGCCAAACCTTTTCCTGGAGACGACCTGGCCACGGTGAGTCACAAAATCGCCTACGAGCCTCACCAGCCTCTCAAGGAAGTCTCCCCGGATATCCCTCCAGAACTCTCATACGGGATTGATCGAGCCCTTTCAAAGGAACCGGAGCGAAGATTCCAGGATGCCATGGAAATGGCCGAGCTCTTTCGAAGCTACCTTCTCAAGACGAAAGCCGGACAGATTGAAAAAACCCAGGTCCTGCAGACGGAAGCGACTGTGGTACGCAAGTCAGCACCGACACCTCCCGGACCCACCGCACCAACGGCCCCTCCATCCATGAAGCAGGAACAAGCAAAGAGACCCCCTGCCGGCCCGGTTTCCTCGCCTGCCCGTCAACCCGGAAGAAAAACCCTCTTTCTTACACGATATCGGAATTTCAAATCCCGTATCGCTGACCATCCGACCCTGTACTTCCTGGCACTCCCCATTTACTGGCACTGGGTCGCACTGATCCTTGCGGGAACGCTTCTGGTCACCGCAGTACCGATTGCACTCATCGCATCAAAGATCAATTCCCAGACCGATATTTCGATTTCCCAACCGTCCATGGAGCGCGTGGCCCTGAGAAAAGCCCTGCTCAAGGAAGCGGAAGCAGCTCTGGCTGAGGGTAAACCCGAGCTGACACTCCAGGCAGCCACGACCATCCTTGCCGACACCCCTCTTGCCCCCTACCCCGCCCTCCTGTACAAGAAGGCGCTGGATGCGATGAATAACCCTGACAATACTGTCGAATCTCAAGAGGATGCTTCCGGACCCATCGATGTGTCCAGCCAGATTGCCCGTGCAAGAGTTCTTTACGATCAGGGCGAATATTCCGACGCCGAACGCGTCGTCAATGAAGCACTCGCCCAGGACCCCGCCAATCGAGAGGCACGACAGATTCTGGCCATGATCTCCGTAAAAAAGGAGATGCTCAAACAGAAATACCAGACACCCGTATCCATTCAACCGGAATCGAAACCCAAATCCTCCACCCCTGCGTCCTCTCAGGCAGCGGCACGGCTCTCCACGATCCAATTCAACTACGACTCGCCAATCGGAGAGGGCTTTCTCATGATTAACGCCAATGGAAAGCAGGTTTTTCGCGAAGAGTTTGACTTTGTAAAAAAATCAGGCCTGTTCAAAACAAAAACCGAATTCCTCGGAGGCTCACTCAAAGGGAGTTTTGCATTGTCCCAGGGAGAGCACAGCGTACAGATCTGGGTCGTCAGCCGAGGGAAGGATAAAGTGAACACCTATACCAGCGAGAAGGTGCGTATCAATTCACGATTCGACTACAGCTGGAATATCATTCTGGATGCTGAAGCCAATAAAGTTCGTGTCGAGATTGCGGAGGAAGCCCATGCCGACTCAACCCAGTGA
- the queF gene encoding preQ(1) synthase: protein MPTQPSESMEAVPNPHTDISYEVTMVCPEFTCLCPRTGQPDFATITVTYIPGPSIVELKSFKQYLWTYREQGLFHEDVTNRILKDLVATLHPRFMEVEGDFYVRGGIHTTVRSTFAEDDDV, encoded by the coding sequence ATGCCGACTCAACCCAGTGAATCGATGGAGGCCGTTCCCAACCCCCATACTGATATCTCTTACGAGGTAACAATGGTTTGCCCGGAATTCACATGTCTCTGCCCCCGCACAGGTCAGCCGGACTTTGCGACCATTACCGTCACCTACATTCCGGGACCATCAATCGTCGAATTGAAATCATTTAAACAGTACCTTTGGACCTATCGGGAGCAGGGATTGTTCCACGAGGATGTGACCAATCGCATTCTCAAAGACCTTGTGGCGACCCTGCATCCGCGATTCATGGAGGTAGAAGGGGATTTTTATGTGAGGGGCGGGATCCACACAACCGTACGCTCCACATTTGCGGAAGATGATGATGTCTGA
- a CDS encoding HDIG domain-containing protein encodes MSEVPSREEALSLLKEYTTSDRLIIHALAVESAMRAYAKKFGEDEEYWGIIGLIHDFDYERFPTPETHVHEGMKILQERNYPEEMIRAIASHADYMGIPRATSLQKTLYAVDELSGFILAAALVRPSKKLADLSVKSVKKRFKDKAFARSVDRDAIFRGAEELGIPIEDHIAYVIEAMLPISDELGV; translated from the coding sequence ATGTCTGAAGTTCCATCCCGCGAGGAAGCTCTCTCTCTCCTGAAGGAATATACGACCAGCGACCGGTTGATAATTCACGCTCTGGCCGTGGAATCCGCCATGCGAGCCTACGCGAAGAAATTTGGGGAAGATGAAGAATACTGGGGTATCATCGGACTGATCCACGACTTTGACTATGAACGATTTCCCACACCGGAAACCCATGTTCATGAGGGTATGAAGATTTTACAGGAGAGGAATTACCCTGAAGAGATGATCAGGGCCATTGCCTCTCATGCGGATTACATGGGAATTCCGAGAGCCACCTCTCTTCAAAAGACACTTTATGCCGTCGATGAGCTCTCCGGCTTTATTCTGGCAGCCGCCCTCGTGCGTCCCTCTAAAAAACTGGCTGATCTATCCGTAAAATCCGTAAAGAAACGCTTTAAGGACAAGGCATTTGCAAGGAGCGTCGATCGTGATGCGATCTTTCGGGGCGCCGAGGAACTCGGAATTCCCATTGAGGATCATATTGCCTATGTCATTGAAGCGATGCTCCCTATTTCCGACGAGCTGGGTGTCTGA
- a CDS encoding CoA pyrophosphatase codes for MNTDSEKAVSMFDSSNIESLHNRMRSYRPTELPRGLLTPASVMIPLSIEDSDIWITFVQRTNHVNHPGQISFPGGHVEKSDSDYCYAALREAREEIGIPPENISVIGCLSDQITPSGFWIRPFVGLMDRGTPSISDPGEIAEILQLRLQDLHIHHLNPTMYRWKSTVIWGVTARMVDELLSILPAGKQIRD; via the coding sequence ATGAATACGGATTCCGAGAAAGCGGTTTCGATGTTTGATTCAAGTAATATTGAATCTCTTCATAACAGGATGCGTTCTTACCGCCCCACAGAACTTCCCCGGGGATTACTCACTCCCGCATCCGTCATGATTCCCCTGTCGATTGAGGACTCGGACATATGGATCACCTTTGTCCAGAGGACCAACCATGTGAACCATCCCGGACAGATCTCCTTCCCGGGAGGCCATGTGGAGAAGAGCGATTCTGACTATTGTTATGCAGCCCTGAGGGAGGCCAGGGAAGAAATAGGCATTCCTCCGGAAAATATTTCAGTGATAGGCTGCCTGAGTGACCAGATCACTCCTTCCGGGTTCTGGATCCGGCCCTTTGTGGGATTGATGGACCGCGGCACTCCCTCCATCTCCGATCCCGGAGAGATTGCAGAGATTCTACAGTTGCGGCTGCAAGACCTCCACATTCATCACCTTAACCCGACGATGTATCGCTGGAAATCGACCGTAATCTGGGGAGTGACGGCACGAATGGTCGACGAGTTATTGTCAATCCTTCCTGCTGGAAAGCAGATCAGGGACTAG
- a CDS encoding inositol monophosphatase family protein gives MKEILAVARRAALAAGDLLRSRWECHEAPRGEAKAPYDLVSEADRASEEIIRSIIHRAFPDHAILGEEDGLQGSGDTQWIVDPLDGTANFLHRYPWWSVSIGVRAGDRELAAVVHNPLTGDLFTAIKGHGTMMNDRQVRVSTPSPLSMGFIATGFPFRHREKLDRYLSIFHSVFLQSRELRRTGSAALDLALVASGVFHGFFEFSLSPWDIAAGTLLVREAGGIVTDFEGGPDFMESGDIVAASPDIHQLLLRIINEI, from the coding sequence ATGAAAGAAATCCTTGCCGTTGCCCGTCGCGCCGCCCTTGCCGCAGGGGATCTGCTTCGATCCAGATGGGAGTGTCACGAAGCCCCCCGGGGTGAAGCCAAAGCGCCCTATGATCTCGTGTCAGAAGCGGATCGTGCCAGCGAGGAGATCATTCGCTCGATTATCCACAGGGCATTTCCGGACCATGCCATTCTCGGTGAGGAAGACGGCCTTCAGGGAAGCGGGGACACTCAGTGGATCGTTGATCCCCTTGATGGAACAGCGAATTTCCTCCATAGATACCCCTGGTGGAGTGTTTCTATTGGAGTAAGAGCAGGAGATCGCGAACTTGCGGCCGTAGTTCACAATCCCCTCACAGGAGATCTCTTTACTGCAATCAAAGGGCACGGAACCATGATGAATGATCGCCAGGTCCGTGTTTCTACACCTTCCCCCCTGTCCATGGGCTTTATTGCCACGGGATTTCCCTTCAGGCACCGCGAAAAGCTTGATCGCTATCTCTCGATCTTCCATTCGGTTTTCTTACAGTCCCGGGAACTTCGCCGGACGGGTTCCGCAGCCCTGGACCTGGCTCTTGTGGCATCAGGAGTTTTTCATGGATTTTTTGAATTTTCACTTTCTCCCTGGGACATCGCGGCAGGTACTCTCCTCGTCAGGGAAGCCGGCGGTATCGTAACAGATTTTGAAGGAGGACCTGACTTTATGGAATCTGGAGATATCGTTGCCGCATCTCCGGATATCCACCAGCTCCTGCTTCGAATCATCAACGAAATTTAG
- the hemB gene encoding porphobilinogen synthase codes for MSVYPILRMRRLRQNDTFRRMVRETGLSVNDLIYPLFVIPGENLSREIPSMPGVFQYSVDRLEEEARELTRLKIPAVILFGVPPEKDSVGSGAYDPDGIIPGAIRAIKAASPELMVITDICLCEYTDHGHCGIIKDGPYGKDIDNDSTLELLVREALAHVHAGADMVAPSDMMDGRVDAIRTALDENGFDHVPIMAYSAKFASAFYGPFRDAAYSAPSFGDRKSYQMDPPNAREALREVALDIEEGADIVMVKPALAYLDLVRLIRESYNIPLACYNVSGEYSMVKAAARMGWLDEKKIALEMLLGMKRAGADLILTYWAKDAARWLEEVNG; via the coding sequence ATGAGCGTCTATCCCATACTTCGTATGCGCAGGCTTCGCCAGAATGATACCTTCCGACGGATGGTCCGGGAAACCGGTTTAAGCGTAAATGACTTAATCTATCCACTTTTCGTAATTCCCGGCGAGAACCTTTCCCGTGAAATCCCTTCCATGCCCGGAGTATTCCAGTATTCTGTGGATCGGCTCGAGGAAGAAGCCAGAGAACTAACCCGACTGAAGATCCCCGCCGTGATCCTTTTCGGAGTACCTCCTGAAAAAGACAGCGTGGGATCCGGAGCCTACGATCCTGATGGCATCATCCCCGGGGCGATCCGGGCAATCAAGGCCGCTTCTCCCGAATTGATGGTAATTACCGATATCTGTCTTTGCGAGTACACGGACCACGGTCACTGTGGCATCATCAAGGACGGCCCCTACGGGAAGGACATCGACAACGATTCCACCCTTGAACTGCTCGTAAGAGAAGCTCTGGCTCACGTACACGCAGGGGCTGACATGGTTGCCCCATCCGACATGATGGATGGCAGAGTGGACGCCATCCGCACAGCCCTGGATGAAAACGGGTTCGACCACGTTCCGATCATGGCCTATTCCGCAAAATTTGCATCTGCATTCTATGGCCCGTTTCGTGACGCTGCCTATTCAGCCCCTTCGTTCGGCGACCGTAAATCCTATCAGATGGACCCTCCCAACGCACGGGAAGCTCTCCGTGAAGTGGCGCTGGATATTGAGGAAGGTGCAGACATTGTCATGGTCAAACCGGCCCTTGCCTATCTGGATTTGGTACGGCTCATCCGGGAGTCCTACAACATTCCACTGGCCTGCTACAATGTGAGCGGTGAATACAGTATGGTAAAGGCAGCGGCTCGTATGGGCTGGCTGGATGAAAAGAAAATCGCGCTGGAAATGCTTCTCGGGATGAAACGTGCGGGGGCTGATTTGATTTTAACTTACTGGGCGAAAGATGCGGCCCGATGGCTGGAGGAAGTGAATGGGTAA
- the hemL gene encoding glutamate-1-semialdehyde 2,1-aminomutase, with protein sequence MGKLSEDLFSKATQLIPGGVNSPVRAFGSVSGKPVFIQSAHGARMVDVDNVTYIDYMMSWGPMILGHAHPFVIDAVKKVLARGTSYGAPSPLEVEMAEMICEAIPSVEMVRMVSSGTEAVMSAIRLARASTKRDRIVKFDGCYHGHSDSLLVRGGSGILTLGIPGTPGVPNDVVKDTLVAPFNDREALTNLLSEQGSTVACVIVEPVVGNSGVLPPDEGYLQFLRDITRQHGILLIFDEVMTGFRVAYGGAQELYDIRPDLTTLGKIIGGGFPVGAYGGSKEIMRLIAPSGPVYQAGTLSGNPVAMAAGLATLKVLRNQQTYSDLEEKSATLQSSFESLAEEYGIPLTVNRVGSMLTAFFTEGPVRNHQNAAASDTAMFKRFHQLMFEEGIYLPPSAFEALFLSLAHSTKDLSLTAEAAEKSMKIIAKEFELGPYR encoded by the coding sequence ATGGGTAAACTATCGGAGGATCTCTTTTCCAAAGCGACACAGCTGATTCCCGGAGGAGTAAACAGCCCCGTTCGGGCGTTCGGTTCCGTATCGGGAAAACCGGTTTTTATACAGAGTGCCCATGGGGCCAGGATGGTGGATGTTGACAACGTAACTTATATCGATTACATGATGTCCTGGGGGCCGATGATCCTTGGCCATGCACACCCGTTTGTCATTGATGCCGTCAAAAAAGTACTGGCTCGCGGGACGAGTTATGGAGCCCCATCCCCCCTCGAGGTGGAGATGGCGGAGATGATCTGCGAAGCGATTCCTTCAGTGGAAATGGTCCGCATGGTATCGAGCGGAACAGAAGCCGTCATGTCTGCCATTCGACTGGCACGGGCCTCGACAAAACGTGATCGTATCGTCAAATTTGATGGCTGTTACCATGGACACAGTGACTCACTCCTCGTTCGCGGTGGATCTGGAATCCTGACGCTTGGGATCCCGGGAACACCCGGTGTTCCGAATGATGTGGTCAAAGACACCCTGGTTGCGCCTTTTAATGATCGTGAAGCTCTGACAAATTTGTTGTCCGAACAGGGTAGTACGGTCGCCTGCGTGATTGTGGAGCCCGTTGTTGGAAATTCGGGCGTACTTCCTCCCGACGAAGGGTATCTCCAATTTTTAAGGGACATTACCCGCCAGCATGGGATTCTGCTGATTTTTGACGAAGTCATGACCGGCTTTCGGGTGGCCTACGGCGGAGCCCAGGAACTCTATGACATCCGACCGGATCTGACGACACTTGGAAAGATCATAGGTGGAGGGTTTCCTGTCGGCGCCTACGGCGGTTCAAAGGAGATCATGAGATTGATCGCTCCCTCCGGTCCCGTCTATCAGGCAGGGACTCTGTCCGGAAATCCTGTCGCCATGGCCGCTGGGCTGGCCACGTTGAAAGTTCTCCGGAATCAGCAGACCTATTCCGACCTGGAGGAAAAATCTGCGACCTTACAGAGTTCTTTTGAATCACTTGCGGAAGAGTATGGGATTCCTCTGACGGTAAACCGGGTAGGAAGCATGCTTACAGCCTTTTTCACGGAAGGTCCGGTTCGAAACCACCAGAATGCTGCCGCTTCGGACACGGCGATGTTCAAGCGATTCCATCAGCTCATGTTTGAAGAAGGCATTTACCTGCCTCCATCCGCCTTTGAAGCTCTCTTCCTCTCCCTGGCACATTCCACCAAGGATCTTTCCCTGACCGCCGAAGCGGCCGAAAAGTCCATGAAAATCATCGCCAAGGAATTTGAGCTGGGACCTTATCGGTAA